In the genome of Plasmodium yoelii strain 17X genome assembly, chromosome: 14, one region contains:
- a CDS encoding selenoprotein, putative — translation MVLKRVYLFVVFILFYISIQYADAGUSKTLHIKLPNEDDDYLGKLINIFNNICTYSLNNKKKIAKIITTSLLSGYTLNSLYNSGITFKKNPHYSLFFPSNEYIKNVFKKLKKNYEIKTKLKKDQIFERDITWYDNQSINNVEIYVSNNLKNFLSFFPNKLKLTSLYNFSKYEEFKDLKNLFNYVKVMKHQNDIFIFHGKLKKHFWIHIPMKYNITKSETGDTTTLTIIPLYKYYSDYVIEIQFVKQNNNMKFITSIKSKENNKKNTNLYYKNIIKNIAMYFTYDLFNGIHNNLDIFYKRGVKLRKISFIRPNNLLSKKNSKGTTYRAPLFKHYKLKTKRI, via the coding sequence ATGGTTTTGAAAAGGGTTTACCTTTTTGttgtattcattttattttatatatcaatACAATATGCTGATGCAGGATGATCTAAAACGTTGCATATAAAATTACCAAATGAAGATGATGATTATTTAGGAAAATTAatcaacatttttaataatatatgtacttattcattaaataataaaaaaaaaattgccaAAATTATAACAACATCACTACTTTCTGGATATACTCTCAATTCATTGTACAACTCGGgtattacatttaaaaagAATCCACactattctttatttttcccatcaaatgaatatattaaaaatgtgtttaaaaaattaaaaaaaaattatgaaataaaaacgaaattaaaaaaagaccAAATATTTGAAAGAGATATAACATGGTATGATAATCAAAGCATAAATAATGTAGAAATATATGTTTccaataatttaaaaaatttccTAAGTTTTTTCCCTAACAAATTAAAACTGACatcattatataatttttcaaaatatgaagaattcaaagatttaaaaaaccTATTCAACTATGTTAAGGTAATGAAACATcaaaatgatatttttatatttcatggaaaattaaaaaaacatttttggATACATATACcaatgaaatataatattacgAAATCTGAAACTGGTGATACTACCACTTTAACAATTATTCCattatacaaatattatTCAGATTATGTTATCGAAATTCAATTTGtgaaacaaaataataatatgaagtTTATCACATCCATCAAatcaaaagaaaataataaaaaaaatacaaatttatattataaaaatataataaaaaatatagctaTGTATTTTACATATGATTTATTTAATGGGATACATAACAACCtagacatattttataaaagagGTGTAAAACTTCGTAAAATTAGTTTTATTAGACCAAACAActtattatcaaaaaaaaattcaaaaggAACAACATACCGTGCTCCATTATTTAAGCACTATAAGTTAAAAACAAagagaatataa
- a CDS encoding heptatricopeptide repeat and RAP domain-containing protein, putative encodes MCICISNYVINITKITKTFLNINEKKYIRSGKFNDLVCKKKVLNESIENELSEVNKKDINQVKILKLFNIDEIKSGIPRRYHKRKTGSNRQSEKYDNCENETLSNINKPTDECNNIRKVCGNKNKIFLKKNDNRQNSIKNYVETKYFYEKYPNFIKDKNSHNVNNRYNSMTLKKKNYNQCVIPNKLFRKKYICIENNIKLVDSYINKKYHIEVKKNNNNNNNGKTNSDINYDNVFNYSEERSIQLLDEINKKDKFQNKEQDKFQNKEQEKFQNEGQYIENKKNNNKELQISCVDFENKNRIIKKIYKASINHVRDENLWKKYVQNVFTISGYLDASEIVILFWCFSKIGYRDNRLTNLLSSIILKKINELSCCALSLLLNSFKKLEIKKYDTIELLTNQFCFHVSNWKFQDVALVANSLAFFYIYHKNFWKKCILKLQQNYNFSHPLHLCLVISSFARLEIREGNILLCLSRSTKKFANYFSPNNLALVIHSFAKLKFNHPKFFNYLYQFVHKYLDRQLLGRPENGEKNGEKNGEKNGEKIGEKNGEKIGEKNDERCGERCGERCGEKCGEATSDSYKYEYPKLNKQNKLFDLQSLVLLLFSCTCLISCTEQMILKLTYLIIPNKNFLGNHKIDKLKYVSDYLQYFFPSTFEKFPEEIKNFYYYIDRYEIKNKKKIKYNARWITEVSRVLTKINVNHLRNVYINNICADIMLPDSNIIIMCLGPYSYYVNSLLTTSISDLKKNILKKKKYNVITLNYHDWNKLNDYEDQINFLYSFGRNAANYFFLNTTKDMENNKTDNVNTNMSLNNFESLENDQSGKNDSYELCQEQENENNFSDEDNEIIDFIKKGICVSEQKENLDSYDIDDIKKFLNNIPNHEK; translated from the coding sequence atgtgtatttGTATTAGTAATTATGTTATTAACATTACAAAAATAAccaaaacatttttaaatataaatgaaaaaaaatacataagaTCAGGCAAGTTTAATGATTTggtatgtaaaaaaaaagtccTAAATGAGAGTATTGAAAATGAACTAAGCGAAGTAAATAAAAAGGATATAAATCAAGTCAAAATTTTAAAGCTATTTAATATTGATGAGATAAAAAGTGGAATACCGAGGAGGTACCATAAAAGGAAAACGGGTTCTAATCGACAAAGTGAAAAATATGACAATTGTGAAAATGAAACATTAAGCAATATTAATAAGCCTACTGATGAGTGTAATAACATAAGAAAAGTGtgtggaaataaaaataaaatttttttaaaaaaaaatgataatagacaaaatagtataaaaaattatgtagaaacaaaatatttttatgaaaaatatccaaattttataaaagataaaaatagcCATAATGTTAACAATAGATATAACAGTATGactttgaaaaaaaaaaattataatcaaTGTGTAATtccaaataaattatttagaaaaaaatatatatgtattgaAAATAACATTAAACTTGTAGATAGTTATATTAATAAGAAGTATCATAtagaagtaaaaaaaaataataataataataataatggaaaaaCAAATAGTGAcataaattatgataatgTCTTTAATTATTCTGAAGAAAGATCTATACAACTTTTGGAcgaaattaataaaaaagacaaaTTTCAGAATAAGGAGCAAGACAAATTTCAGAATAAGGAGCAAGAGAAATTCCAAAATGAGGGGCAATATAttgagaataaaaaaaataataataaagaattacAAATAAGTTGTGTagattttgaaaataaaaatagaattataaaaaaaatatataaagcaTCAATTAATCATGTTAGAGATGAAAatttatggaaaaaatatgttcaGAATGTTTTTACTATATCTGGATATTTAGATGCAAGTGaaatagtaattttattttggtgCTTTAGTAAAATTGGGTATCGAGATAATAgattaacaaatttattaagttcgattattttaaaaaaaataaatgaattaagTTGTTGTGCATTATCACTTTTATTAAacagttttaaaaaattagaaataaaaaaatatgacactatagaattattaacaAATCAATTTTGTTTTCATGTATCAAATTGGAAATTTCAAGATGTAGCTCTAGTAGCAAATTCTttagcatttttttatatatatcataaaaatttttggaaaaaatgtatattaaaattacagcaaaattataatttttcacaTCCATTACATTTATGTTTAGTCATTTCATCATTTGCTAGACTAGAAATTAGAGAaggtaatatattattatgtttatcTCGATCTACTAAAAAATTTGCAAATTATTTTTCACCAAATAATTTAGCTTTAGTTATTCATTCTTTtgcaaaattaaaatttaatcATCCcaaattttttaactatCTGTATCAGTTTGTTCATAAATATTTAGACAGACAATTATTAGGCAGGCCGGAAAATGGCGAAAAAAATGGCGAAAAAAATGGCGaaaaaaatggtgaaaaaattggtgaaaaaaatggtgaaaaaattggtgaaaaaaatgatgaaagaTGTGGCGAAAGATGTGGCGAAAGATGTGGCGAAAAATGTGGCGAAGCCACTAGTGATAGTTACAAATATGAATACCCTAAactaaataaacaaaataaattgttTGATTTGCAATCCCTCGTTTTGCTACTTTTTTCATGTACTTGCTTAATATCATGTACTGAACAAATGATCCTAAAACTTacttatttaataattccaaataaaaattttttaggAAATCATAAAATAGACAAATTAAAATACGTAAGTGATTATttgcaatatttttttccttcaacatttgaaaaatttcctgaagaaataaaaaatttttattattatattgatagatatgaaataaaaaataaaaaaaaaataaaatataatgcaAGATGGATAACTGAAGTATCAAGAgttttaacaaaaataaatgttaatCATTTaagaaatgtatatataaataatatatgtgcaGATATAATGTTACCTGATtctaatataataattatgtgTTTAGGTCCTTATAGTTATTATGTAAATTCTTTATTAACCACATCTATAtctgatttaaaaaaaaacattcttaaaaaaaaaaaatataatgtaattACTCTCAATTATCATGATTggaataaattaaatgattatgaagatcaaattaattttctttatagTTTTGGACGTAATGCTgctaattatttttttttaaatacgaCAAAAGATATGGAAAATAACAAAACGGATAATGTAAATACAAATATGTCTCTAAACAATTTTGAAAGTTTGGAAAATGACCAAAGTGGAAAAAATGATTCTTATGAACTTTGCCAAGAacaagaaaatgaaaataatttttcagatgaagataatgaaataattgattttataaaaaagggTATTTGTGTTAGTGAACAAAAAGAAAATCTAGATTCCTATGACATcgatgatataaaaaaatttttaaataacatCCCGAAccatgaaaaataa
- a CDS encoding iron/manganese superoxide dismutase: MAITLPKLKYALNALSPHISEETLSFHYNKHHAGYVNKLNGLIKDTPLANKSLTDILKESTGAIFNNAAQIWNHSFYWDSMGPNCGGEPHGEIKEKIQEDFGSFNNFKDQFSNVLCGHFGSGWGWLALNKNNKLVILQTHDAGNPIKDNTGIPILTCDVWEHAYYIDYRNDRISYVKAWWNLVNWNFANENLKNALNK, encoded by the coding sequence atggcAATAACCTTACCCAAATTAAAATATGCATTAAATGCATTATCACCTCATATAAGTGAAGAAACATTAAGCTTCCACTATAATAAGCATCATGCTGGTTATGTAAATAAGTTAAACGGATTAATCAAGGATACTCCATTAGCTAATAAATCTTTAACAGATATTTTAAAAGAGTCAACAGGTGCTATCTTTAATAATGCAGCGCAAATATGGAATCATAGTTTTTATTGGGATTCAATGGGACCTAATTGTGGAGGAGAACCACACGgagaaataaaagaaaaaattcaAGAAGATTTTGGATCCTTTAATAATTTCAAAGATCAATTTTCAAATGTTTTATGTGGTCATTTTGGTTCAGGATGGGGATGGTTagcattaaataaaaataataaattagtaATTTTACAAACACATGATGCTGGAAATCCAATAAAAGACAACACCGGTATTCCTATATTAACATGTGATGTATGGGAACATGCTTATTACATTGATTATAGAAATGACAGAATATCATATGTTAAAGCATGGTGGAATTTAGTAAATTGGAACTTTGctaatgaaaatttaaaaaatgctttaaataaataa
- a CDS encoding importin subunit beta-1, with product MELNNISQILYGTVDPNIDVRTEAENKLKQAKETNIVQYINQLFNEFCKNQNDPYLRQIAGLLIKNVFVSKDNYESEEKARIWLNFPENIKNELKNSLLNLLDQHGEKIVIGTACQIISIITKIELSYNKSSELLHKLVNNIIEKNAYTKKSSTICLAYLTEDIADICNESKTKYVFTQPDLDLILTAIINSLCEPAEESIHCANMKVLYNLMSFIDHNFKTQVERDIIMKTVIDGCKDNERLTVQVAAYECLINIVSYFYSYLDAYMYAIGPLTWEAIESDNERIAISAIEFWNTVCEEETFIDQYELDEGKKNHNIVKQAMVFLLPKIFNAMVTQESEDIDIDAWTLSMASATFLALSAQLLKNDIVEPVISFVEENFIHEDWRRRDAAVLAYGSIMEGPDTEKLKPLVEESVGQLYEVLRDPSVSVRDTAAWTIGKITQYHSEIIYNVLGNYNDNNSLYGILLERLNDYPRVAANVCWVFNQLAVNKRSSYNKLENTYTTDLDDSFCVLCKKLIDVTSREDADTRNLREAAFNALNVVILNVSDNCLKYMIELLSHMMYLLTNTYLNPLTEEVKSLQGYYCGTMQFIINRLGNQCKPFLKPIYLCIFRLFEIRSDICEDALLACSAIINVMGNDFREHLKTFLNVIFKGLKNVSETSTCKICIEMISDICIPWTCDMEKEMENILECLWEALRSFGVHDSIKISILTVLGDIATALNKSFSKYLNFFANILLETSKITIASGSPENDDWVSYIFELRDAILLTYSNIIYALIDGNEINKLKMYIPNILDFIELILIKEINHFNAQNFQNSVSLLGDLVHAYGYELIENSKLTDLIISVYGKIDILSSQRDEKCESCVSKIKWLKKICNARLGQK from the coding sequence atggaattaaataatatttctcaGATTCTGTATGGAACAGTTGATCCAAATATAGATGTAAGAACAGAAgcagaaaataaattaaaacaagcaaaagaaacaaatattgtacaatatataaatcaattatttaatgaattttgtaaaaatcaAAATGATCCTTATCTTAGACAAATTGCAGGTTtacttataaaaaatgtatttgtTTCTAAAGATAATTATGAAAGTGAAGAAAAAGCAAGAATATGGTTAAATTTTcctgaaaatataaaaaacgaattaaaaaattcattattaaatttattagatCAACATGgtgaaaaaattgttatagGAACTGCTTGTCAAataatatctattattactaaaatagaattatcatataataaatcatcagaattattacataaattggtaaataatataattgaaaaaaatgcatatactaAAAAATCATCAACAATATGTTTAGCATATTTAACAGAAGATATAGCAGATATATGTAATGAAagtaaaacaaaatatgtatttaCACAACCCGATTTAGATTTAATATTAACTGCAATAATAAATTCACTTTGTGAACCGGCAGAAGAATCAATACATTGTGCAAATATGAaagtattatataatttaatgtCATTTATTGATCATAATTTTAAAACACAAGTTGAACGAGATATTATCATGAAAACTGTTATAGATGGATGTAAAGATAATGAAAGATTAACAGTTCAAGTAGCTGCTTATGAatgtttaataaatatagtaagttatttttattcttatttagatgcatatatgtatgcaaTAGGACCATTAACATGGGAAGCAATAGAATCAGATAATGAACGAATAGCTATAAGTGCTATCGAATTTTGGAATACTGTTTGTGAAGAAGAAACTTTTATAGATCAATATGAATTAGatgaaggaaaaaaaaatcataatatAGTTAAACAAGCAATGGTTTTTTTATTAcctaaaatatttaatgcTATGGTTACACAAGAAAGTGAAGATATAGATATAGATGCATGGACATTATCTATGGCTTCAGCTACATTTTTAGCATTAAGTGcacaattattaaaaaatgatatagtAGAACCTGTTATATCATTTGTTGAAGAAAATTTTATACATGAAGATTGGAGACGAAGAGATGCAGCAGTATTAGCTTATGGGTCTATTATGGAAGGTCCAGATacagaaaaattaaaaccaTTAGTTGAAGAATCTGTTGGtcaattatatgaagttttAAGAGATCCATCAGTTTCTGTACGTGATACAGCAGCATGGACAATTGGAAAAATAACTCAATATCATTCtgaaattatttataatgtgTTAGgaaattataatgataataattcattatatgGTATATTATTAGAAAGATTAAATGATTATCCAAGAGTAGCAGCTAATGTTTGTTGGGTATTTAACCAGCTAGCTGTTAATAAAAGAagttcatataataaattagaaaataCATATACAACTGATTTAGATGATTCATTTTGTGttttatgtaaaaaattaatagatgTTACATCTAGAGAAGATGCAGACACTCGAAATTTAAGAGAAGCAGCTTTTAACGCATTAAATGTAGTTATATTAAATGTATCAGATAACtgtttaaaatatatgattgaATTATTATCACATATGAtgtatttattaacaaatacATATTTGAATCCATTAACTGAAGAAGTGAAATCTTTACAAGGATATTATTGTGGAACAATgcaatttattattaacagATTAGGTAATCAATGTAAGCCTTTTCTTAAacctatatatttatgtatatttagaTTATTTGAAATTAGAAGTGATATTTGTGAAGATGCATTATTAGCATGTAGTGCAATTATAAATGTAATGGGAAATGATTTCCGAGAACAtcttaaaacatttttaaatgttaTATTTAAAGGATTAAAAAATGTGTCAGAAACATCAACATGTAAAATTTGTATTGAAATGATAtcagatatatgtataccaTGGACATGTGATATGGAAAaagaaatggaaaatatattagaatgTTTATGGGAAGCTTTAAGATCATTTGGTGTACATGATTCTATAAAAATTAGTATACTAACTGTGTTAGGAGATATTGCAACAGCTTTAAATAAAagtttttcaaaatatttaaatttttttgcaaatatattattagaaaCATCAAAAATTACAATCGCTTCAGGATCACCTGAAAATGATGATTGGGTCagttatatttttgaattaAGAGATgcaatattattaacatatagTAACATTATTTATGCATTAATAGATggaaatgaaataaataaattaaaaatgtatatacctAATATATTAGATTTTATagaattaatattaataaaagagATTAATCATTTTAATGCTCAAAATTTCCAAAATTCTGTTTCACTATTAGGAGATTTGGTTCATGCCTATGGTTATGAGTTAATagaaaattcaaaattaacAGATTTAATTATATCTGTATATGGAAAAATTGATATTTTATCTAGCCAAAGAGATGAAAAATGTGAATCATGTGTTTCTAAAATAAAATGGCTTAAGAAAATATGCAATGCTAGACTTGGTCAAAAGTAG